A stretch of the Mesorhizobium huakuii genome encodes the following:
- the gltX gene encoding glutamate--tRNA ligase — MTVTVRFAPSPTGRIHIGNARTALFNWLFALNNKGRFIQRFDDTDIARSKQEFADAILYDLHWLGIFPDATEYQSRRFEVYDAAVERLKAAGVLYACYETPEELDLRRKVRRTRGLPPVYGREALALTHEQVAEYQSDGRRPHWRFLLPNFTGDPLQPERTEVHWNDLVRGEETVDLASLSDPVLVREDGTYLYTLPSVVDDIEMGVSHVIRGDDHVTNTGVQIALFKALGAEPPVFGHHNLLTTVSGEGLSKRTGALSIESLREDGIEPMAVASLAVLVGTSENVAAAHDLIELASHFDPAATSKSSAKFDPDELFVLNRVLLHHMPFDEARDRLMVLGISGEQAEPFWLAVRGNLDRLADAVGWWRILREGPQERSEFSADDRDFLHQAFDILPEEPWNGTVWKDWTGKIREATGRNGKGLFMPLRLALTGLPSGPELADLLPLMGREGTLARRP; from the coding sequence ATGACAGTTACCGTTCGTTTCGCCCCGTCACCGACCGGCCGCATCCATATCGGCAATGCGCGCACCGCTCTGTTCAACTGGCTGTTTGCGCTCAACAACAAGGGCCGCTTCATCCAGCGCTTCGACGACACCGACATCGCCCGCTCGAAGCAGGAATTCGCCGACGCCATCCTCTATGACCTGCATTGGCTGGGTATTTTCCCGGATGCCACCGAATATCAGTCGCGACGCTTCGAGGTCTATGACGCGGCGGTCGAGCGGCTGAAGGCTGCGGGCGTTCTCTACGCCTGCTACGAAACCCCGGAAGAACTCGATCTCCGGCGAAAAGTGCGCCGCACGCGCGGCCTGCCGCCGGTCTATGGCCGCGAGGCCTTGGCGCTGACACATGAGCAGGTGGCCGAATACCAGTCTGACGGGCGCCGGCCGCACTGGCGCTTCCTGCTGCCCAATTTCACTGGGGATCCGCTGCAGCCGGAGCGCACCGAGGTCCACTGGAACGATCTGGTGCGCGGCGAGGAAACGGTCGATCTGGCCTCGCTGTCCGACCCGGTTCTGGTGCGCGAGGACGGCACCTATCTCTACACGCTGCCGTCCGTCGTCGATGACATCGAGATGGGCGTCAGCCATGTCATCCGCGGTGACGACCATGTCACCAACACCGGCGTCCAGATCGCGCTGTTCAAGGCGCTGGGCGCCGAGCCGCCTGTCTTCGGCCACCACAATCTTTTGACTACCGTGTCGGGCGAGGGGCTGTCGAAGCGCACCGGGGCGCTTTCCATCGAAAGCCTGCGCGAGGACGGCATCGAGCCGATGGCCGTCGCGTCGCTCGCCGTGCTGGTCGGCACCTCGGAGAATGTCGCGGCCGCGCATGATTTGATTGAACTCGCCAGCCATTTCGACCCGGCCGCGACCTCGAAATCATCGGCAAAGTTCGATCCCGACGAATTGTTCGTGCTCAACCGCGTGCTGCTGCACCATATGCCGTTCGACGAGGCGCGCGACAGGCTGATGGTGCTTGGCATCTCCGGCGAACAGGCCGAGCCGTTCTGGCTGGCGGTGCGCGGCAATCTCGACCGTCTTGCCGATGCTGTGGGCTGGTGGCGCATCCTGCGCGAGGGGCCGCAGGAGCGGTCCGAATTTTCGGCCGACGACCGCGATTTTCTGCATCAAGCCTTCGATATCCTGCCCGAAGAGCCCTGGAACGGCACGGTCTGGAAGGATTGGACCGGCAAAATCAGGGAAGCGACCGGGCGCAACGGCAAGGGGCTGTTCATGCCGCTGAGGCTTGCGCTTACTGGACTGCCTTCGGGGCCGGAGCTTGCAGATTTATTGCCGCTGATGGGTCGGGAAGGAACGTTGGCCCGACGACCCTGA
- a CDS encoding ABC transporter ATP-binding protein, translated as MARFKIDLRASAFRSVLGFTLTHWQRQPWRLSLIMGGFLLSTLADVLTPLYSGRLVDAVASSAGADAIAWNAAMTAFSILMALALTGVVLRNLAFMGIVELTLKMMADIAADAFHRVQRFSTDWHANSFAGSTVRKVTRGMWALDLLNDTILIALLPSVVMLVGSTLLLGWFWPLMGVVVAVGSVLFIMVTAMLSLGYVAPAARLANTWDTRLGGSLADAVSCNAVVKGFGAEEREERRLAKVVAKWRARTRRTWVRGTINGTTQGALLLVMRAAVIGLSLLLWSWGQASAGDVAFVLTSFFVLQGYLRDIGTHIRNLQRSINDMEELVDFQSELLGIEDRPGARPIRITQGAISFDNVTFHYGNHRSPLYRDFSVDITPGERVGLVGHSGSGKTTFVKLIQRLYDVNAGRILIDGQDISEVAQASLRGQIAIVQQEPILFHRSLAENIAYARPSATQEEIEHAAKLASAHDFIISLPKGYGTLVGERGVKLSGGERQRVAIARAFLADARILILDEATSSLDSESEVLIQQAMERLMVGRTTLVIAHRLSTVRALDRLLVFDRGNIVEEGSHDELIRLKGGIYRRLFERQALELTKGLVI; from the coding sequence ATGGCTCGTTTCAAGATCGATTTGCGCGCGAGCGCCTTTCGCAGCGTTCTTGGTTTCACGCTCACCCATTGGCAGCGCCAGCCCTGGCGGCTTTCGCTGATCATGGGTGGTTTCCTGCTGTCGACGCTGGCCGACGTCCTGACGCCGCTCTATTCAGGCCGGCTGGTCGACGCCGTCGCCAGCAGCGCCGGCGCCGACGCCATTGCCTGGAATGCCGCGATGACGGCGTTTTCGATACTGATGGCGCTTGCCCTGACCGGCGTCGTGCTGCGCAACCTGGCCTTCATGGGCATCGTCGAACTGACGCTGAAGATGATGGCCGACATCGCCGCCGATGCCTTCCATCGCGTTCAGCGCTTTTCAACCGACTGGCACGCCAACTCGTTTGCCGGCTCGACCGTGCGCAAGGTGACACGCGGCATGTGGGCGCTCGACCTGCTCAACGACACCATCCTGATCGCATTGTTGCCGTCGGTCGTCATGCTCGTCGGCTCGACGCTGCTGCTCGGCTGGTTCTGGCCGCTGATGGGTGTGGTCGTGGCCGTGGGCTCCGTGCTGTTCATCATGGTGACGGCGATGCTGTCGCTTGGCTATGTCGCGCCGGCGGCAAGGCTCGCCAACACCTGGGACACGCGACTCGGCGGCTCGCTCGCCGACGCTGTCAGCTGCAACGCCGTGGTCAAGGGCTTTGGCGCCGAGGAGCGCGAAGAGCGCCGTCTCGCCAAGGTGGTCGCCAAATGGCGGGCGCGCACGCGGCGCACCTGGGTGCGCGGCACAATCAACGGCACCACGCAAGGGGCGCTGCTGCTGGTCATGCGCGCGGCCGTGATCGGCCTGTCGCTGCTCTTGTGGTCGTGGGGGCAGGCGAGCGCCGGCGACGTCGCCTTCGTGCTGACCTCGTTCTTCGTGCTGCAGGGCTATTTGCGCGATATCGGCACGCATATCCGCAATCTGCAGCGCTCGATCAACGACATGGAGGAACTGGTCGATTTCCAGTCCGAGCTGCTCGGCATCGAGGACCGGCCCGGCGCCAGACCGATCCGGATCACGCAAGGGGCCATCAGCTTCGACAACGTCACCTTCCACTACGGCAATCACCGGTCGCCGCTCTATCGCGACTTTTCGGTTGATATCACGCCAGGTGAACGGGTCGGGCTTGTCGGTCACTCCGGTTCGGGCAAGACGACTTTCGTCAAGCTCATCCAGCGGCTCTATGACGTGAATGCGGGCAGGATCCTGATCGACGGCCAGGATATCTCTGAGGTGGCGCAAGCGTCGCTGCGCGGGCAGATCGCCATCGTCCAGCAGGAGCCGATCCTGTTCCACCGTTCACTGGCAGAGAACATCGCCTATGCCAGGCCGAGCGCAACGCAGGAGGAGATCGAGCATGCCGCCAAGCTGGCAAGCGCGCACGACTTCATCATCAGCCTGCCGAAGGGCTATGGCACGCTGGTCGGCGAGCGCGGCGTCAAACTGTCGGGCGGCGAGCGTCAGCGCGTGGCGATCGCGCGCGCCTTCCTGGCCGATGCGCGCATCCTGATCCTGGACGAGGCGACATCGAGCCTCGATTCGGAATCGGAAGTGCTGATCCAGCAGGCGATGGAGCGGCTGATGGTCGGCCGCACGACGCTGGTCATCGCCCACCGGCTGTCGACGGTGCGGGCGCTCGACAGGCTGCTGGTCTTCGATCGTGGCAACATTGTCGAGGAAGGCTCGCATGACGAGCTGATCCGGCTGAAGGGCGGCATCTACCGCCGTCTGTTCGAGCGCCAGGCGCTCGAGCTGACCAAGGGACTGGTCATCTGA
- a CDS encoding GMC family oxidoreductase, with translation MAMDLQQALEDARKPDSTPFDYIVIGSGAGGGPLAARLALSGRRVLVIEAGLDTAPAGSTKPQEVYAVPAYNGAATEDAATSWDFSVRHYENDAVQARDAKYNKAKDPSANGGSGKGGIFYPRAAALGGCTAHHAMIIIRPNDSDWDEIASYTGDDSWRSETMQGYFPKIEQCLYYNVYKGFLGRILGWLLWLIQVFATLINPRRQLDPNGHGSKGWQPTSFIDPIVIAGIARGDRTLLKLLFNVIWSALAGKDERSAFKRALAHLQIIQFLDPNVRADDIKTRARPTLLSIGTNGEQRYGLREWLLKVAQLHQDRLVLMTGTHAMRLIFDKPGKNRNGKASAPRAIGVEVARGQYLYKASKRHDPASGATIERYFAKREIIVSGGSFNSPQLLMLSGIGDVGKLKKLGIAGPRDSAGKPVAPVVNLPGVGLNLQDRYEVSIVSEMKQDFSTLKGASFKPGDPTDPLWVQWDKDKTGLYGTNGGALAMMMSSKVNTKPDNPDFFVFGAPAAFRGYYWNWSNELLRATKGAATEQRNLWTWVILKAYTNNNLGTVNLLSADPFDVPEINFNSFPKAGGNADLIALCEIVQRMREINGKITGMKAEIQPGTAIANNPKKLEQWVQDEAWGHHACGTCRMGADPWRENVVALRDKNAVLDSRFQVHGVAGLRVVDASVFKKIPGYFIVTPVFMIAEKAADTILADYPAYPSEIEQLEAAAIYTRREIAGEKTAVGLVQTKLPQDCIGLALSGGGIRSATYGLGVLQALAATPMLPILRKVDFLATVSGGGYIGGFLGRLYTRIPDDVPKKAERVEAVLGDTNAPEIWWLRRHADYLVSAGRSDLETNVAVIARNLAAELFCVAALVLGLLGALRWISDHFSIFAATGWAIHGIAVSPYWLVSAAVLALAVLPAAGGYWLTSNMPTKQPYPVFALLLWATLLCCAIASIGVTGTGNWGLIAIGVLLLAWLWQDAVRWLDQPGDLHDDAEEREAEALRQAAAAKAAASQAATAQAAVAPTAAAQTAAAQAAAAQAAAALVATAQAAIAQAAADLRKEETRQRGLAALYRNRLARVLGSSLLLFAASLVFVILDTLAHYIGKSSGAPSMGVLLVIAPLVPFLRKIVIALAPSKVEQAAERLGVAPSRLFIPLLAFSLAGLLFLALDVVAHASFEDRYGGPVFGVWLTAAALLTSVALGRAINFVNLSSLQQQLAQKLTRAFLGASNDARVHPQGTASPVPVQVSDDNDDTPLSGYHPEAKGGPLHLISVCVNQTVDHISGRQLRQNKSLPMCLGPGGISVGRQYHAIWETETAGLPDNKINVRALPVAPDPHKFHVLATSDGDTATVEQLSLGHWMGISAASLSTGAGRTGSLPMSLLFGLFNVRLGYWWNSGINAGKRPGRYPPNLWRRIKGLPAAIFAVQTILFNEWRGYFEGPSARRWYLSDGGHFDNTSLYELIRRRLPFIIAVDGGQDQNYQLDDLAVLMRQVRLDFGAELNWLDPSPAAPGASAWVGLDARPPP, from the coding sequence ATGGCAATGGACTTGCAGCAGGCGCTCGAGGACGCAAGAAAACCCGATTCAACGCCATTCGACTACATCGTCATCGGCTCCGGCGCCGGCGGTGGCCCGCTTGCCGCGCGGCTTGCCCTGAGCGGCAGGCGGGTACTGGTCATCGAGGCCGGGCTCGATACGGCGCCAGCCGGAAGCACAAAGCCGCAAGAGGTTTACGCCGTCCCTGCCTACAACGGCGCCGCCACCGAGGATGCGGCGACCAGCTGGGACTTCTCGGTTCGCCATTACGAGAATGACGCCGTTCAGGCCAGGGACGCCAAATACAACAAAGCCAAGGACCCCTCGGCCAATGGCGGCAGCGGCAAGGGTGGCATCTTCTACCCAAGGGCGGCCGCGCTCGGCGGCTGCACCGCGCATCATGCGATGATCATCATCCGCCCCAACGACAGCGATTGGGATGAGATTGCCAGCTATACCGGTGACGACAGCTGGCGTTCGGAGACGATGCAGGGCTATTTTCCGAAGATCGAGCAGTGCCTCTACTACAATGTCTACAAGGGTTTTCTCGGCCGCATTCTCGGCTGGCTGCTGTGGCTTATCCAGGTCTTTGCCACCCTGATCAACCCGCGCCGGCAACTCGACCCGAACGGACACGGCTCAAAAGGCTGGCAGCCGACCAGCTTCATCGACCCGATCGTCATTGCGGGCATAGCGCGCGGTGACCGCACGCTGCTCAAGCTCCTGTTCAACGTCATCTGGTCGGCGCTCGCGGGCAAGGACGAACGCTCGGCTTTCAAGCGCGCGCTGGCGCATCTGCAGATCATCCAGTTTCTCGATCCGAACGTGCGCGCCGACGACATCAAGACCCGGGCCCGCCCGACGCTGCTGTCGATCGGCACCAACGGCGAGCAGCGCTACGGCTTACGCGAATGGCTGCTCAAGGTGGCCCAACTGCACCAGGACCGGCTGGTGCTGATGACGGGTACGCATGCCATGCGCCTCATCTTTGACAAACCCGGCAAGAACAGGAACGGCAAGGCCTCGGCGCCGCGGGCGATCGGAGTGGAGGTCGCGCGCGGCCAGTATCTCTACAAGGCAAGCAAACGCCACGACCCGGCATCGGGCGCAACTATCGAGCGCTATTTCGCCAAACGCGAAATCATTGTCTCCGGCGGCTCTTTCAACAGCCCGCAATTGCTGATGTTGAGTGGTATCGGCGACGTCGGGAAATTGAAGAAACTCGGCATTGCCGGACCGCGCGACAGCGCCGGAAAGCCAGTTGCGCCGGTGGTGAACCTTCCAGGCGTCGGCCTCAACCTGCAGGACCGCTACGAGGTCAGCATCGTCTCCGAGATGAAGCAGGATTTTTCCACCTTGAAAGGTGCGAGCTTCAAGCCCGGCGACCCCACCGATCCGTTGTGGGTACAATGGGATAAAGACAAGACCGGGCTCTACGGGACCAATGGCGGCGCGCTGGCGATGATGATGTCGTCCAAGGTCAACACGAAGCCCGACAATCCCGATTTCTTCGTCTTCGGCGCGCCGGCAGCCTTCCGGGGCTACTACTGGAACTGGTCGAACGAGTTGCTCCGGGCCACCAAGGGCGCGGCCACGGAGCAGCGTAACCTTTGGACCTGGGTCATCCTGAAAGCCTACACCAACAACAATCTCGGCACCGTCAACCTGCTCAGCGCCGATCCATTCGACGTACCCGAGATCAACTTCAATTCCTTTCCTAAGGCCGGAGGCAATGCCGACCTGATCGCGCTCTGCGAGATCGTCCAGCGCATGCGCGAGATCAACGGCAAGATCACCGGAATGAAGGCGGAGATCCAGCCCGGCACGGCAATAGCCAACAATCCCAAGAAACTGGAGCAATGGGTGCAGGACGAGGCCTGGGGCCATCATGCCTGCGGCACCTGCCGGATGGGGGCCGATCCCTGGCGAGAGAATGTCGTGGCACTAAGGGACAAGAACGCGGTGCTGGACAGTCGCTTCCAGGTGCATGGCGTCGCTGGGCTCAGGGTCGTTGACGCGTCGGTCTTCAAGAAGATCCCCGGATATTTCATCGTCACCCCGGTGTTCATGATCGCCGAGAAGGCCGCGGACACGATCCTGGCAGATTATCCGGCCTATCCGAGCGAAATCGAACAACTCGAGGCCGCGGCGATCTATACGCGGCGCGAAATCGCCGGCGAGAAGACGGCGGTGGGGTTGGTGCAGACGAAGTTGCCGCAGGACTGCATCGGGCTGGCGCTGTCTGGTGGCGGCATCCGCAGCGCCACCTACGGCCTCGGTGTTCTGCAGGCCCTGGCGGCCACGCCAATGCTGCCAATCCTGCGCAAGGTCGATTTCCTGGCAACGGTTTCGGGCGGGGGCTATATAGGCGGCTTTCTCGGCCGACTCTACACGCGCATCCCTGACGACGTCCCCAAAAAGGCCGAGCGCGTCGAAGCAGTGCTCGGCGACACCAACGCGCCGGAAATCTGGTGGCTTCGGCGCCATGCCGACTACCTCGTCAGCGCCGGCCGCTCGGATCTCGAAACCAATGTCGCCGTAATTGCCAGAAACCTGGCAGCCGAACTGTTCTGCGTGGCTGCGCTGGTGCTCGGCCTGCTCGGCGCACTGCGCTGGATCTCGGATCATTTTTCGATCTTCGCCGCAACGGGATGGGCGATCCATGGTATTGCGGTGTCGCCCTATTGGCTGGTGTCGGCGGCGGTGCTGGCGCTTGCCGTGCTGCCGGCCGCCGGTGGCTACTGGCTGACGTCCAACATGCCCACAAAACAGCCTTACCCGGTGTTTGCCCTGCTGTTATGGGCCACCCTGCTTTGCTGCGCGATTGCCTCGATCGGCGTGACCGGCACCGGCAATTGGGGGCTGATCGCCATCGGTGTGCTATTGCTGGCCTGGCTGTGGCAGGATGCGGTGCGCTGGCTCGACCAGCCAGGCGACCTGCACGACGATGCCGAGGAGCGCGAAGCCGAGGCGCTCCGGCAGGCCGCGGCAGCCAAGGCCGCCGCGTCCCAGGCTGCAACCGCCCAGGCTGCTGTCGCCCCGACCGCCGCCGCCCAGACTGCCGCTGCTCAGGCGGCTGCCGCCCAGGCGGCAGCCGCGTTGGTCGCCACCGCGCAGGCGGCCATCGCCCAGGCCGCGGCCGATCTGAGGAAGGAAGAAACGCGACAACGCGGCCTGGCCGCACTCTATCGCAACCGCCTGGCCCGCGTGCTTGGCAGTTCACTTCTGCTGTTTGCGGCGAGCCTTGTGTTTGTCATCCTCGATACGCTGGCGCATTATATCGGGAAATCCAGCGGCGCGCCGAGCATGGGCGTTTTGTTGGTCATCGCGCCGCTGGTGCCATTCCTGCGCAAAATCGTCATCGCGCTTGCTCCAAGCAAAGTCGAGCAGGCGGCCGAGCGCCTCGGCGTGGCACCAAGCCGGCTGTTCATTCCGCTGCTGGCGTTCTCGCTAGCGGGGCTGCTGTTTCTGGCGCTCGACGTCGTCGCGCATGCGAGCTTCGAGGACAGGTATGGCGGCCCGGTCTTCGGTGTCTGGCTGACGGCTGCAGCGCTGCTTACATCCGTGGCTCTCGGCCGGGCGATCAATTTCGTCAACCTGTCTTCGCTGCAGCAACAATTGGCGCAGAAGCTGACGCGCGCCTTTCTCGGTGCCTCCAACGATGCTCGCGTGCATCCGCAGGGTACGGCCTCGCCGGTTCCGGTCCAGGTTTCGGACGACAATGACGATACGCCGCTCAGCGGCTACCATCCCGAGGCCAAGGGTGGGCCGCTGCATCTGATCAGCGTGTGCGTCAACCAGACGGTCGACCATATTTCCGGACGGCAGCTGCGCCAGAACAAGAGCCTGCCGATGTGCTTGGGCCCCGGCGGCATCAGCGTCGGGCGGCAGTACCACGCGATCTGGGAAACAGAGACGGCCGGCCTGCCCGACAACAAGATCAATGTCCGCGCTTTGCCGGTGGCGCCGGATCCGCACAAATTCCATGTGCTTGCCACCTCCGACGGCGACACCGCGACGGTCGAGCAGCTCAGCCTCGGGCACTGGATGGGGATTTCGGCAGCTTCGCTGTCCACCGGCGCCGGGCGAACGGGCAGCCTGCCGATGTCGCTTCTGTTCGGCCTGTTCAATGTGCGGCTGGGCTATTGGTGGAACAGCGGTATCAATGCCGGCAAACGTCCCGGGCGCTACCCGCCCAATCTCTGGCGGCGGATCAAGGGACTGCCAGCCGCCATCTTCGCGGTGCAGACCATTCTTTTCAACGAATGGCGCGGCTATTTCGAAGGGCCTTCGGCCAGGCGCTGGTATCTGAGCGATGGCGGGCATTTCGACAACACAAGCCTCTACGAGCTCATCCGCCGCAGGCTGCCGTTCATCATCGCCGTCGACGGCGGGCAGGACCAGAATTATCAGCTGGACGACCTTGCCGTGCTGATGCGCCAGGTGCGGCTGGATTTCGGCGCCGAACTCAACTGGCTCGATCCGAGCCCAGCCGCTCCGGGCGCCAGCGCCTGGGTCGGCCTCGATGCGCGGCCGCCGCCGTAA
- a CDS encoding NAD+ kinase has protein sequence MGGEQGNRPIDRVIVVTRKTELEELTARFNTQGQARFYLRQAGMNFDPVKSAHDIYYRALDRVMGSLPRGLKQLRLDRELVPRFEFGSDVVIALGQDGLVSNTAKYLPHQPLIGVNPNPALFDGVLLPWNADDTEQVLDLTISGKAKRQAVVMAEARSNDGRRLIAFNDLFVGASTHVSARYELTYGGRTERQSSSGIIISTGAGSTGWLRSVMAGAAGLARPMATHPCRPCRRKATTAKASSCSSRCASRFRATRRACRSSMASSPATGHWSCPRG, from the coding sequence GTGGGCGGCGAGCAGGGCAACAGGCCGATCGACCGGGTGATCGTCGTCACCCGCAAGACCGAGCTTGAGGAACTGACGGCGCGTTTCAACACGCAGGGGCAGGCCCGGTTCTACCTCCGGCAAGCCGGCATGAATTTCGACCCGGTCAAATCGGCGCACGATATCTATTATCGCGCGCTCGACCGGGTGATGGGTTCGCTGCCCCGGGGGCTCAAGCAGTTGCGGCTCGACCGCGAACTGGTGCCGCGGTTCGAATTCGGTTCCGATGTGGTGATTGCGCTTGGCCAGGACGGGCTGGTTTCCAACACGGCAAAATACCTGCCGCACCAGCCGCTGATCGGCGTCAATCCCAATCCGGCGCTTTTTGACGGCGTCCTCTTGCCGTGGAATGCCGACGACACCGAACAGGTCCTCGACCTGACGATTTCCGGCAAGGCGAAGCGCCAGGCGGTGGTGATGGCCGAGGCGCGCTCCAATGACGGAAGGCGGCTGATTGCCTTCAACGACCTGTTCGTCGGCGCCTCGACGCATGTCTCGGCCCGCTACGAACTGACCTATGGCGGCAGAACGGAGCGGCAATCGTCGAGCGGCATCATCATTTCGACCGGCGCCGGCTCCACCGGCTGGCTGCGTTCGGTCATGGCAGGTGCTGCCGGACTGGCGCGGCCTATGGCGACACATCCGTGCCGACCGTGCCGCCGCAAGGCTACGACCGCGAAGGCGAGCAGCTGTTCTTCTCGGTGCGCGAGCCGTTTCCGAGCAACACGACGGGCGTGTCGCTCGTCCATGGCGTCATCACCCGCGACCGGCCATTGGTCGTGTCCTCGCGGCTGA
- a CDS encoding SPFH domain-containing protein, giving the protein MFISYFKGTPEYHIVRFKNGKVREQGRGISFWYGTLGTTIAMVPVTSLDNPFIFTETTANFQDLAIQGSVSYRIVDPIKAAEGFDFSARLSKSDIAGDGREKIAERLVLAIQSRARAVVSSMTLEQALAEVTKLGGNLAELLRGDPIASTAGLSIEEVHITSVQPTPEIRNALQTEYREALQRQADEAIYARRAHAVEKEREIKQSELATEIELAERNKLLVDTEARNKLTLAEAAAKAQQLELTVYSSAPANVLTAMAFKAWAEKGGSVGNLSITPDMLTSALSQLAAPAKTEK; this is encoded by the coding sequence ATGTTCATCAGCTATTTCAAGGGAACGCCTGAGTATCATATCGTCCGCTTCAAGAACGGCAAGGTTCGAGAGCAGGGCCGCGGTATCAGTTTCTGGTACGGCACGCTGGGCACGACCATCGCCATGGTGCCGGTGACGTCGCTCGACAACCCGTTCATCTTCACGGAAACCACGGCCAATTTCCAGGATCTGGCGATCCAGGGCTCCGTCAGCTACCGCATCGTCGATCCGATCAAGGCAGCGGAAGGTTTCGACTTCAGCGCTAGGCTCAGCAAGTCCGACATTGCCGGCGACGGCCGTGAGAAGATCGCCGAGCGCCTGGTGCTGGCCATCCAGAGCCGGGCGCGGGCCGTGGTGTCGAGCATGACGCTCGAACAGGCGCTGGCGGAGGTGACCAAGCTCGGCGGCAATCTTGCCGAGCTGCTGCGCGGCGATCCGATAGCCTCGACCGCCGGCCTGTCGATCGAGGAGGTCCATATCACCTCGGTCCAGCCGACACCGGAAATCCGCAACGCGCTGCAGACCGAATATCGCGAGGCGCTGCAGCGGCAGGCCGACGAGGCGATCTATGCGCGCCGGGCGCATGCTGTCGAGAAAGAGCGCGAGATCAAGCAGAGCGAACTGGCGACCGAGATCGAACTGGCCGAGCGGAACAAGTTGCTGGTCGACACCGAGGCGCGCAACAAGCTGACGCTGGCCGAGGCCGCCGCCAAGGCGCAGCAGCTCGAACTGACCGTCTATTCGTCGGCGCCGGCCAACGTGCTGACGGCAATGGCCTTCAAGGCCTGGGCGGAGAAGGGCGGTTCGGTCGGCAATCTGTCGATCACTCCCGACATGCTGACCAGCGCGCTCAGCCAGCTTGCCGCGCCGGCGAAGACCGAGAAGTGA
- a CDS encoding DNA-3-methyladenine glycosylase I: MADFQKIRLRAAKRKGGEAELSTLLGPVPDNAAVADIPDDRILSTMAERIFAAGFVWRVIEQKWPGFEEAFLRFEPKRLLFQPDDFWHDLASDQRIVRNPQKIKSVRDNAAFVERVSGEYGGFGEFLANWPADDQVGLMAYLGKHGSRLGGNTGQYFLRWLGWDAFVISADMAAALRDAGLDIAESPTSKKDLDKIQAQINQWVTDTGLPRRHISRILAMSIGENHSPQSLREYMGDD, translated from the coding sequence ATGGCCGATTTCCAGAAAATTCGCCTGCGTGCGGCAAAACGCAAGGGCGGCGAGGCGGAGCTTTCGACGCTGCTGGGGCCGGTGCCCGACAATGCCGCCGTCGCCGATATTCCGGACGATCGTATTCTCTCGACCATGGCCGAGCGGATCTTTGCCGCCGGATTTGTCTGGCGCGTCATCGAACAGAAATGGCCCGGTTTCGAGGAGGCATTTCTGCGCTTCGAGCCGAAGCGGCTGTTGTTCCAGCCTGACGATTTCTGGCACGATCTGGCGTCCGACCAGCGCATCGTGCGCAACCCGCAGAAAATCAAATCGGTGCGCGACAATGCCGCCTTCGTCGAACGCGTGTCTGGGGAATATGGCGGTTTCGGCGAATTCCTCGCCAACTGGCCCGCCGACGATCAGGTCGGGCTGATGGCCTATCTCGGCAAGCATGGCAGCCGGCTTGGCGGCAATACCGGCCAGTATTTCCTGCGCTGGCTGGGCTGGGATGCCTTCGTCATTTCGGCCGACATGGCGGCAGCTCTTCGCGACGCCGGCCTCGACATCGCCGAAAGCCCGACCTCGAAGAAGGACCTCGACAAGATCCAGGCCCAGATCAATCAATGGGTGACGGACACGGGTCTGCCACGCCGGCACATTTCGCGTATCCTGGCGATGTCGATCGGCGAGAACCATTCTCCGCAGTCGTTGCGCGAATATATGGGCGACGACTGA
- a CDS encoding DUF1003 domain-containing protein has translation MYKTIDDLANRWLKRRPDGLSQLENRVLQSTLERTTISRDTNKAVAFHQTFGDRLADTIARIGGSWSFILGFLAFLVLWTAGNVWLLSRDAFDPYPFIFLNLVLSMVAALQAPVIMMAQNRQTERDRIDAAHDYEVNLKAEIEIMALHEKLDELRHSQIIGMRDEIVRLAEMVKRIDERLAQQQSAS, from the coding sequence ATGTACAAGACAATCGACGATCTGGCGAACCGCTGGCTCAAGCGACGGCCGGACGGCCTCAGCCAACTCGAGAACCGGGTGCTGCAATCGACGCTCGAGCGCACCACGATCTCCAGGGACACCAACAAAGCCGTCGCTTTCCACCAGACCTTTGGCGACCGGCTTGCCGATACGATCGCCCGCATCGGCGGCTCCTGGTCCTTCATCCTGGGTTTCCTGGCCTTTCTGGTCCTGTGGACCGCTGGCAATGTCTGGCTGCTGTCGCGCGATGCCTTCGACCCCTACCCGTTCATCTTCCTCAATCTCGTGCTGTCGATGGTCGCCGCCTTGCAGGCGCCGGTGATCATGATGGCGCAGAACCGCCAGACCGAACGCGACCGCATCGATGCCGCCCACGACTACGAAGTCAATCTGAAGGCCGAGATCGAGATCATGGCGCTGCACGAAAAACTCGATGAACTGCGCCACAGCCAGATCATCGGCATGCGAGACGAGATCGTGCGGCTGGCCGAGATGGTCAAGCGGATCGACGAGAGGCTGGCGCAGCAGCAGTCGGCTTCATGA